One segment of Setaria viridis chromosome 4, Setaria_viridis_v4.0, whole genome shotgun sequence DNA contains the following:
- the LOC140222545 gene encoding uncharacterized protein, with amino-acid sequence MARAGRRFGHAREFSAPNPSPPAISPGSPHPPPSPPRTLLVSDLGALEMSMASAARKKKGATPSALDAAAAAPAHTVGRGGFSAPTALSLGRGGGSAVTARSLGRGGSSAAGTSPTTGGVGKGASTAPSSIDGSSFGGFPSIDRFPFPHSPSEAWFDAVGSDPSSPGSWDKDPRPFGGFMSYFGNQPHNFHLVGAPIHNSPLNRPLSTNNDASSQREVEILLDNDNVRTEKRILWIEEEDLRLMSAWIEHSTDSTCGADKGGNQYWGEVVESYNKTTPPLRKRNLKQCKDRWHKINRWMDLFECAYVKARRVFTSGYSNQMWIDVAHKFYAEDNKDAKLGPFVGIEVWKTCQEVSKWKTYNEELRNARKRKSFHLEEERDQENDESLEEMPKRPMDQKAAKKAALAAKGKSKGSSSEDDDNSKESAIDLDKLDRFSKYQEEKNANLMKILELQQKLSSEKLETTKLAHLTAQETKEGKMLEKELKMMEAYNNLILQDTSSMSDVEKAKRVAAIKCLRKALFPESV; translated from the exons ATGGCGCGCGCAGGCAGGAGATTTGGGCACGCGCGGGAGTTTTCCGCGCCCAATCCATCTCCACCTGCCATATCTCCTGGCTCCCCCCAtccgcctccatctccacctcGTACCCTCCTCGTCTCCGATTTGGGTGCGCTCGAGATGTCCATGGCATCTGCAgctaggaagaagaagggggccACACCGTCAGCgttggatgcggcggcggcggccccagcCCATACAGTCGGTCGCGGTGGCTTCTCGGCGCCAACGGCTCTCTCTCTCGGTCGTGGAGGCGGCTCGGCGGTGACAGCCCGCTCTCTCGGACGTGGCGGCAGCTCAGCAGCAGGGACCAGCCCAACCACCGGTGGTGTCGGCAAGGGCGCGTCAACGGCGCCATCCTCCATTGATGGATCCAGCTTTGGTGGCTTCCCCAGCATAGATAGATTTCCGTTCCCTCATTCACCATCTGAAGCTTGGTTTGATGCGGTCGGTAGCGATCCCTCTTCTCCTGGATCATG GGACAAAGATCCACGTCCATTTGGTGGTTTCATGAGCTACTTCGGAAATCAGCCACACAACTTTCATTTGGTTGGTGCACCTATTCACAACAGCCCTTTGAATAGACCACTATCCACCAACAATGATGCAAGTTCACAGCGTGAAGTAGAAATCTTACTTGACAATGACAATGTTAGGACTGAGAAGAGGATCCTATGGATAGAGGAAGAGGATCTTAGATTGATGAGTGCTTGGATAGAACATTCAACAGATTCTACCTGTGGAGCCGATAAGGGTGGTAACCAGTATTGGGGTGAGGTTGTTGAATCCTACAACAAGACTACCCCACCACTTCGAAAGAGAAATCTGAAGCAATGCAAGGATAGATGGCACAAGATTAATAGGTGGATGGACCTCTTTGAATGTGCTTATGTAAAGGCTCGCAGAGTATTTACAAGTGGATATTCCAATCAAATGTGGATTGATGTAGCCCACAAGTTCTATGCGGAGGACAACAAAGATGCAAAACTAGGACCTTTTGTTGGGATTGAGGTTTGGAAAACTTGTCAAGAAGTGTCAAAGTGGAAAACATACAATGAAGAGCTGAGGAATGCACGTAAAAGGAAATCATTTCACcttgaagaagaaagggatcAGGAAAATGATGAAAGTTTGGAAGAGATGCCAAAACGACCAATGGATCAGAAGGCAGCTAAAAAGGCAGCTCTAGCTGCAAAAGGCAAGTCAAAAGGCTCCAGCAGTGAAGATGATGATAACTCAAAGGAATCTGCTATTGATCTAGACAAATTAGATAGATTTAGTAAATACCAGGAGGAAAAAAATGCAAACCTTATGAAGATATTGGAACTGCAGCAAAAGCTATCATCTGAGAAGCTTGAGACCACAAAACTTGCCCACCTTACTGCACAAGAGACCAAAGAGGGAAAGATGCTTGAGAAAGAATTAAAGATGATGGAGGCTTATAACAACCTCATCTTACAAGATACAAGTTCAATGTCCGATGTGGAAAAGGCGAAGCGAGTTGCTGCCATAAAGTGTCTTAGGAAGGCCCTTTTTCCTGAAAGTGTCTGA